A stretch of the Saccharolobus caldissimus genome encodes the following:
- a CDS encoding AAA family ATPase — protein sequence MKDLFDRESEIALLKNSLDSPLIVIIGLRRTGKTSLIKSVLNDTKSTYIFLDMRRFENKEYIVYKDFIKSLEREINEITRKNKDLLSYLRHIQGVQVMGFSVSFSWGEEKVEISDVFSELNDWASEKGKTMHIVIDEAQELIKLRGYDILPSIAYAYDNLKNLSFIITGSEVRVRDKFLKLEDENSPLFGRAHIEINLVPFSKETAIRFLEEGFKEQGINFPDSEKIFDILGGNPGWLTYFGYIYIKHGRDEEKAILETKRYAKRLLSREFCNFIKEGGRDKRRYLKVIETCRKGCSWKDIKNSLEALEGREINDGTVSNIINNLLEYSFLVKEDRKYMITDKLLGEIIDVRC from the coding sequence TTGAAAGATTTATTTGACAGAGAATCAGAAATCGCATTACTTAAAAATTCACTAGATTCTCCTTTAATTGTTATAATTGGACTTAGAAGAACAGGAAAGACGTCGTTAATAAAATCAGTTTTAAATGATACTAAGTCAACCTATATTTTTTTAGATATGAGAAGATTTGAAAATAAAGAATATATTGTGTACAAAGATTTCATTAAATCTCTAGAAAGGGAAATAAACGAAATTACCAGAAAAAATAAGGATCTCCTATCTTATCTTCGCCACATACAAGGAGTTCAGGTTATGGGGTTTTCAGTAAGTTTTAGTTGGGGAGAAGAAAAAGTCGAAATATCTGATGTGTTTTCAGAGTTAAACGATTGGGCAAGTGAAAAGGGAAAAACTATGCATATTGTGATTGATGAGGCACAAGAGTTAATAAAGCTTAGAGGATACGATATTTTACCTTCCATTGCTTATGCTTACGATAATTTAAAGAATTTAAGTTTCATAATAACCGGTTCAGAAGTCAGAGTTAGAGATAAATTTTTAAAATTAGAAGACGAAAATTCGCCACTCTTTGGAAGGGCACATATAGAAATTAATTTGGTGCCCTTTAGCAAGGAGACAGCGATTAGGTTCTTAGAAGAGGGATTTAAAGAACAAGGAATAAATTTCCCAGATTCTGAGAAAATCTTTGATATTCTAGGAGGAAATCCAGGCTGGCTGACTTATTTCGGTTATATCTACATAAAACACGGGAGAGACGAAGAAAAGGCTATTTTAGAAACGAAGAGATACGCAAAAAGGTTACTCTCTAGGGAATTCTGTAACTTCATAAAGGAAGGGGGTAGAGACAAGAGGAGGTATTTAAAGGTAATAGAAACTTGCAGGAAAGGATGCAGTTGGAAGGATATTAAAAACTCTTTAGAAGCCCTGGAAGGCAGAGAGATAAACGACGGAACCGTGAGCAACATAATAAATAACTTATTAGAATATTCTTTCCTAGTGAAAGAGGATAGAAAATATATGATTACAGATAAGTTATTAGGGGAAATAATTGACGTAAGATGCTAA
- the leuS gene encoding leucine--tRNA ligase: MSSEFFNSIASKWQLEWERNKIFEANVDYSKPKYLITVPFPYTNSPMHVGHGRTYITADIYARYLRMKGYNVLFPFAFQFTGTPILAIAESIKRGDSDMIEFFKNVYGIEESKVKELGDPYNLAEYFKNEMMDTAKRIGMSIDWRRSFTTMDPRFEKFVQWQLKKLREMGYLVSEEGVIGYCPNDNFPVGMHDTRGDIEPEITTMHLILFEGDENSYNFMVATSRPELIFGVVALMINPAANYVIVEYKGKNFVISEKAYRKLSFQKEMKLVKPISPSDVINFKAINPVTRRKIDIIFSKYVDPSLGTGVVMNYPAHDPFHYLALIEANKNLDVISVVKTEGLGEIPAEEVIVQTKDPAELKDFVDSIYKAEYYRGVMNETIVSLVPDFLRQFVKENIANKRVQDARKNVVELLKSLDAYDAIYEIINGPIYCRCGAEIVVKKVENQFFITYDNPRWKSLTLKALSNIDFIPNEIKKEIEKVIFDLKKEAVGRSRGLGVKIPWDESQIVESLSDSTLYTVLYTIIHKLNFIPNDEILDFIFLGKGNVNDLEKKYGVDLRSLRDEFLYWYPVDQRHSGRDLVQNHIPFYIYNHIAILGNDFLPKRIVINGFVRVSGRKMSKSLRNIYPLFKAIREFGVDPVRVSLTSSVDISQDLDFNENIVKTYAEQLKRVFDLIDSLISLKSSTEEVRIADRWLSSKFKDLISIVNKSVESLDFRNAINIMLYEMYNILKDYFDMVEIPNAKVIGKIVSAWIRALAPFTPHIAEELWHKISNTFVCLEKYPSADEFDYYPDAVFEMHYINNIIEEVKELEDIVKKKAEKIIIYINENNKLRELVKKAIFSIEKGISMREFIVESAEDIKVSEKIYAIVSKLDPSIRNYLANNDIKEEDILVRNMSYLLKKIGVQEIVIYNAEDPTVPDIKSKKSQAIPLSPSIVLL; this comes from the coding sequence ATGAGTAGTGAATTCTTTAATTCAATAGCCTCTAAATGGCAATTAGAGTGGGAGAGGAATAAGATATTTGAAGCTAATGTAGATTACTCAAAACCTAAATATCTAATTACAGTTCCTTTTCCATATACTAACAGCCCCATGCATGTAGGTCATGGAAGGACTTATATAACTGCTGATATTTATGCTAGATATTTAAGAATGAAAGGTTATAATGTGCTATTTCCTTTCGCTTTCCAGTTTACTGGTACTCCTATTTTAGCAATAGCGGAGTCAATTAAGCGAGGAGATAGTGATATGATAGAGTTTTTTAAAAATGTTTATGGAATTGAAGAGAGCAAGGTTAAGGAGCTAGGAGATCCGTATAACTTAGCGGAATACTTTAAGAACGAAATGATGGATACTGCTAAGAGAATAGGGATGAGCATTGATTGGAGGAGAAGTTTCACTACAATGGATCCTAGATTTGAGAAATTTGTGCAATGGCAGTTAAAGAAATTAAGGGAAATGGGTTATTTAGTATCTGAAGAGGGAGTAATAGGTTATTGCCCAAACGATAATTTCCCAGTGGGTATGCATGATACTAGAGGAGATATAGAGCCTGAGATTACTACAATGCATCTAATTTTATTTGAAGGTGATGAAAATTCGTATAACTTTATGGTAGCTACTTCTAGACCTGAGCTAATCTTCGGTGTTGTTGCCCTTATGATAAATCCAGCTGCTAATTATGTAATAGTTGAATATAAGGGAAAGAACTTCGTTATTTCTGAAAAAGCCTATAGGAAATTATCTTTTCAAAAAGAAATGAAATTGGTAAAGCCAATTTCTCCCTCTGATGTTATTAATTTTAAAGCAATAAATCCTGTTACAAGAAGAAAAATTGATATAATATTCAGTAAGTATGTTGACCCATCCTTAGGAACTGGCGTTGTGATGAACTATCCAGCCCATGATCCATTCCATTATTTAGCTTTAATCGAGGCAAATAAGAATTTAGACGTTATTTCTGTCGTGAAAACTGAAGGATTGGGCGAGATACCTGCTGAAGAGGTTATTGTACAAACTAAGGATCCAGCTGAGCTTAAGGATTTCGTTGATAGTATATATAAGGCTGAATATTATAGGGGTGTGATGAACGAGACCATAGTGTCTTTAGTTCCAGATTTTTTAAGGCAATTTGTTAAGGAAAATATAGCGAATAAAAGAGTACAGGATGCTAGGAAGAATGTAGTAGAGTTATTGAAATCCCTTGATGCATATGATGCTATATACGAGATAATTAACGGGCCCATTTATTGTAGATGTGGGGCAGAAATTGTAGTAAAAAAAGTTGAAAACCAGTTCTTTATAACTTATGATAATCCGAGATGGAAGTCCTTAACATTAAAAGCTTTAAGTAATATAGATTTTATTCCAAACGAAATTAAAAAGGAAATAGAAAAAGTTATATTTGATTTAAAAAAGGAAGCTGTAGGTAGGTCCAGAGGATTAGGCGTTAAAATACCTTGGGATGAGTCACAAATTGTTGAGAGTCTAAGCGACTCTACGCTTTATACTGTATTATATACTATTATTCACAAGTTAAATTTTATACCTAATGATGAAATTTTGGATTTCATATTTTTAGGTAAAGGTAACGTTAATGATTTAGAAAAGAAATACGGAGTGGATTTACGTAGCTTAAGGGACGAGTTCTTATATTGGTATCCTGTAGATCAAAGACACAGTGGACGCGATTTGGTACAGAATCACATACCGTTTTACATTTACAATCACATAGCAATATTAGGTAATGATTTCCTACCTAAAAGGATAGTAATTAACGGATTTGTAAGGGTAAGCGGCAGAAAAATGAGTAAAAGTTTAAGAAATATATATCCTTTATTTAAAGCCATAAGGGAGTTTGGAGTAGATCCAGTAAGAGTATCTCTTACTTCTAGCGTTGATATATCTCAAGATTTAGATTTTAACGAAAATATAGTCAAGACTTATGCAGAACAATTAAAAAGAGTTTTTGACTTAATAGATAGTTTGATAAGTTTAAAGTCGAGTACTGAAGAAGTTAGAATTGCGGATAGGTGGTTATCCTCCAAGTTTAAAGATCTAATATCAATTGTTAATAAAAGCGTTGAGTCTTTAGACTTTAGGAATGCGATTAACATTATGTTATATGAAATGTATAATATTTTGAAAGATTATTTTGATATGGTTGAAATTCCTAATGCAAAAGTTATAGGAAAAATCGTTTCAGCATGGATAAGAGCTTTAGCTCCATTTACTCCGCATATTGCAGAGGAATTATGGCATAAGATATCTAATACGTTTGTATGTTTAGAGAAATATCCATCAGCTGATGAATTCGATTATTATCCAGATGCCGTGTTTGAAATGCATTATATTAATAATATTATAGAAGAAGTTAAAGAATTGGAGGATATTGTCAAGAAAAAAGCAGAAAAGATAATAATATATATAAACGAAAACAATAAACTTAGGGAATTAGTCAAAAAAGCGATCTTTTCGATAGAAAAAGGGATTTCCATGAGAGAATTTATAGTAGAGAGTGCTGAAGATATAAAAGTTAGTGAGAAAATTTACGCGATTGTTTCAAAACTCGATCCATCCATTAGGAATTATTTGGCTAATAATGATATAAAAGAGGAGGATATATTAGTTAGAAATATGAGTTATTTGTTAAAGAAAATAGGAGTACAAGAAATAGTAATTTATAACGCAGAAGATCCCACTGTACCCGATATTAAGAGTAAAAAGTCTCAGGCAATACCTTTAAGTCCATCTATAGTGTTGTTATAG
- a CDS encoding nucleoside hydrolase has product MRYFVIDCDTAEDDILSLYLLLRNNINVVGVTIVEGNISFDQEVKNALWALEQVNMNIPVYPGSRRPLIKKYITVEQVHGKGGIGEVLVQPQRYKAQNKHAAIAITELADRYSGELEFLAISPLTNLALAYLLDNSIVDKIKKVWIMGGSIFSIGNITPVAEYNIWVDPDAAKIVFEAGFDITMVPWDVVIKYPILEEEWNYIKNMNTRMSKLYISMYKHYREYSSNIQKINGHPHPDAITTAIAIDNSIASRIESNYVVIDNSDGFTRGMTLVDRFVADTRWSEKSNAKIVYEINKSKFMEKIYDLLNWF; this is encoded by the coding sequence ATGAGGTATTTCGTGATTGATTGCGATACAGCAGAAGATGATATACTTAGTCTATATCTCTTGTTGAGAAATAACATCAATGTAGTTGGGGTAACTATTGTAGAAGGAAATATTTCTTTTGATCAGGAAGTTAAAAATGCCCTTTGGGCGTTAGAACAAGTTAATATGAATATCCCAGTTTATCCAGGTTCTAGGAGACCATTAATTAAAAAGTACATTACAGTAGAGCAAGTACACGGAAAGGGTGGTATAGGAGAGGTGCTAGTGCAGCCGCAGAGATATAAAGCACAGAATAAACACGCTGCCATCGCAATAACTGAACTAGCTGACAGATATTCTGGGGAATTAGAATTCTTAGCAATCTCACCCTTAACTAATTTAGCATTAGCTTACTTATTAGATAATTCAATTGTAGACAAAATAAAGAAGGTTTGGATAATGGGTGGGTCAATTTTTAGTATCGGTAATATTACACCAGTTGCCGAATATAATATTTGGGTTGATCCTGATGCTGCTAAAATAGTTTTTGAAGCTGGATTTGATATAACAATGGTTCCATGGGATGTGGTAATTAAATATCCAATTTTAGAAGAAGAATGGAATTATATAAAAAATATGAATACTAGAATGAGTAAACTTTATATTTCAATGTATAAGCATTATAGAGAATATTCCTCTAATATTCAAAAAATTAATGGACATCCGCACCCAGATGCTATTACAACTGCTATTGCTATTGATAATTCAATAGCCTCAAGAATTGAAAGCAATTACGTAGTAATAGATAATAGTGATGGATTCACTAGAGGAATGACGCTAGTTGACAGATTTGTGGCTGATACTAGATGGTCTGAAAAGTCCAATGCCAAAATTGTATATGAGATAAATAAAAGCAAATTCATGGAAAAAATATATGACTTATTAAATTGGTTTTAA
- a CDS encoding AbrB/MazE/SpoVT family DNA-binding domain-containing protein, producing MAVEEVVKVSRNYQVTIPAKIRQKFQIKEGDLVKVIYDENEGVVKIQVLKT from the coding sequence ATGGCAGTAGAAGAAGTTGTAAAGGTTTCTCGTAACTATCAAGTAACTATACCTGCAAAAATTAGACAAAAATTCCAGATTAAGGAAGGGGATTTAGTTAAGGTAATTTACGATGAAAACGAGGGAGTAGTAAAAATACAAGTATTAAAAACTTAA
- a CDS encoding acetate--CoA ligase family protein, with amino-acid sequence MEDLQPLFRPKSIAVIGASRNREKVGNVILRNLIATFRGKIYAVNNKAESVEGIKAFKDIKEIQDDIDLAIIAVPRDYVIQVFEDMIDKGVRYAIIITAGFKEIGKEGEKLEQELVSKAKKGGIRFLGPNTMGIISPDYNGTFAFGDVKRGNIALVVQSGGIGAYMLDWARKTRTGISYLVSLGNQADIKEYEVIDYLSRDPETKAIFVYIEGISDGSKFLEFLPEAAERKTIVFIKGGITLKGSEAVMTHTGSLAGSYEVFKAAIKTVGGILVENLRDFLNLSKIIATSEPIRPEILIITNSGGHGVLASDSVETNGLTLIEIPERIKNELRKVLPITSTPRNPIDVTGDAGRDRYINVLKIVSDLDCTKIVIVEALPFISTTEVAKALLQFKGKGIVAVLMGEDEDFSSKLIESANMPAFNFPEDAIKAIRYITSKPIPRKKIRIAQPITESYELIKGKQYLKDYEALKLMEIYGIRTPKWGIAEDENEAQHIADSIGYPVVMKISPDKPIHKTELKGVVMNVESDQVKDVYRKLSPITKRVLIQQQLNGLEVFVGGIKDQVFGHTVIVGSGGIYVEILKNVSYALAPVYEEEALEMLKESKVYDMLTVRKRGYDIGSLLRTIVTVSRLIVDLNVKEMDINPLIVNENGAFAVDTRIVFS; translated from the coding sequence ATGGAAGATCTGCAACCTTTATTTAGACCTAAATCCATAGCAGTAATAGGAGCATCGAGAAATAGGGAAAAAGTTGGCAATGTAATCCTGAGGAATCTAATTGCTACGTTCAGAGGAAAAATATACGCAGTGAACAATAAGGCCGAAAGTGTTGAAGGAATAAAAGCCTTTAAGGATATTAAAGAGATTCAAGACGATATAGATTTAGCAATAATAGCAGTTCCCCGTGATTATGTTATTCAAGTATTTGAGGACATGATAGATAAAGGGGTAAGATATGCAATTATAATAACTGCAGGATTTAAAGAAATAGGGAAGGAAGGTGAAAAACTAGAACAAGAGCTCGTAAGTAAAGCAAAGAAAGGAGGAATAAGATTTCTAGGTCCTAATACTATGGGTATAATTTCCCCAGATTATAATGGAACTTTTGCCTTCGGTGATGTAAAAAGAGGTAATATAGCATTAGTTGTTCAAAGTGGAGGCATTGGAGCGTATATGCTTGATTGGGCTAGGAAAACTAGAACTGGAATTAGCTATCTAGTTAGTTTGGGAAATCAAGCTGATATTAAAGAATATGAGGTTATAGACTATTTATCAAGAGATCCAGAAACCAAGGCTATATTTGTCTATATAGAAGGCATTTCTGACGGAAGTAAGTTTTTGGAATTTTTGCCAGAAGCTGCTGAGAGGAAAACAATAGTTTTCATCAAAGGTGGGATAACGCTAAAAGGATCTGAAGCCGTAATGACACATACCGGTAGTTTAGCAGGATCGTATGAAGTGTTTAAAGCCGCTATTAAAACAGTCGGCGGCATTCTAGTTGAGAATTTAAGGGATTTTCTTAATCTGAGCAAAATTATAGCTACATCAGAACCAATAAGACCAGAAATTTTAATTATAACTAATTCTGGAGGTCATGGAGTATTAGCTTCAGATTCCGTTGAGACTAACGGTCTGACATTAATAGAGATTCCAGAGAGGATAAAAAACGAGTTAAGAAAAGTTCTTCCAATAACAAGTACTCCTAGAAACCCGATTGATGTAACTGGCGATGCAGGAAGAGATAGATACATTAACGTTTTAAAAATAGTCAGCGATCTGGACTGTACTAAAATAGTAATAGTCGAGGCTTTGCCTTTTATAAGTACAACAGAAGTAGCTAAGGCCTTACTTCAATTTAAGGGGAAGGGAATAGTTGCAGTGCTAATGGGAGAGGACGAGGACTTTTCGTCAAAGCTCATTGAATCTGCTAACATGCCCGCGTTTAACTTTCCAGAGGATGCAATAAAGGCAATTAGATATATTACATCAAAACCTATTCCTAGGAAAAAAATTAGAATAGCTCAACCAATAACGGAGAGCTATGAGCTAATAAAAGGCAAACAATATCTTAAGGATTATGAAGCGTTAAAATTAATGGAGATTTACGGTATAAGAACTCCCAAATGGGGAATTGCAGAGGATGAAAATGAGGCACAACATATTGCTGATTCGATTGGATATCCGGTAGTCATGAAGATCTCTCCCGATAAACCCATTCACAAAACTGAGCTTAAAGGGGTAGTTATGAACGTCGAGAGTGATCAGGTTAAGGATGTATATAGAAAATTATCGCCAATAACTAAAAGAGTTTTAATACAACAACAGTTAAATGGTCTCGAAGTTTTTGTTGGAGGTATAAAAGATCAAGTTTTCGGGCATACTGTAATAGTAGGAAGCGGCGGAATTTACGTCGAAATTCTTAAAAACGTTAGTTACGCTTTAGCTCCAGTATACGAAGAAGAGGCTTTAGAAATGCTTAAGGAAAGTAAGGTATATGATATGTTAACTGTGAGGAAAAGGGGGTATGACATAGGTTCCTTACTGAGAACTATAGTTACAGTTTCAAGGCTAATTGTAGACTTAAATGTAAAGGAAATGGACATCAACCCGCTGATCGTAAATGAAAACGGGGCTTTTGCAGTAGATACTAGGATTGTCTTTTCTTAG
- a CDS encoding tetratricopeptide repeat protein, with product MERIMKIEEELKKERNKTRRYVLSLSLAEEYYNLYKVTKNTDFLDRALNIISNLEKKDVRVLNLLGLIYIEKGNLDSAISIFEEILSKYKISDDDKYIVLYNISLAYFRKGEISRAYAILKNIILNSKGEINMLSKKLLAKVCLKLGENNIKYIEEARSILENFEIPSEDLAITYAALAKYYNDRELLNKAKEVAILLKNERILADVLSVSDDENDLRKALEIYTKLGDYKNQLKVLYKLSAKDFTLFPEILERIKNMDDNKDKILILYDMYKRTRIYQFLKEAIKSAEKIGDFLFLARAYSELANYENEIINLRKSISYYEKYIQQLGK from the coding sequence ATGGAAAGAATAATGAAAATTGAGGAAGAGTTAAAGAAAGAGAGAAATAAAACTAGGCGATATGTTCTTTCATTATCCTTAGCAGAGGAATATTATAATCTTTATAAAGTTACTAAGAACACTGATTTTCTAGATAGAGCACTTAATATAATTAGTAATCTTGAGAAAAAAGACGTGCGAGTATTAAACCTCTTAGGGCTAATATATATAGAGAAAGGAAACTTAGACTCTGCTATATCAATTTTCGAGGAAATACTAAGTAAATATAAAATATCTGATGACGATAAGTATATCGTATTGTATAATATATCCTTAGCTTATTTTAGGAAAGGTGAAATTAGTAGGGCTTATGCAATTTTGAAAAATATAATATTAAATAGTAAAGGAGAAATAAATATGTTAAGCAAGAAATTGCTCGCAAAAGTTTGTTTAAAATTAGGCGAGAACAATATAAAATATATTGAAGAAGCAAGATCTATTTTGGAAAATTTCGAAATACCTTCTGAAGATTTAGCTATAACATACGCTGCTTTAGCGAAATATTATAATGATAGAGAATTATTAAATAAAGCAAAGGAAGTAGCTATCTTATTAAAGAATGAGAGAATACTTGCCGATGTGCTAAGTGTATCTGATGATGAGAATGACCTAAGAAAAGCTCTTGAAATATATACGAAATTAGGTGATTATAAAAATCAATTAAAAGTACTTTATAAATTATCAGCTAAGGATTTCACACTATTTCCAGAAATATTAGAAAGGATAAAAAATATGGATGATAATAAGGATAAAATATTAATACTTTACGATATGTATAAGAGAACTAGAATTTATCAATTTTTAAAGGAAGCGATAAAAAGTGCAGAGAAAATAGGTGATTTTCTATTTCTAGCTAGAGCTTATTCAGAATTAGCGAAT